One window of Mustela lutreola isolate mMusLut2 chromosome 13, mMusLut2.pri, whole genome shotgun sequence genomic DNA carries:
- the LOC131813646 gene encoding mitochondrial import receptor subunit TOM20 homolog, producing MLVLAKSELEIQQQKEKHLAVTLSVVIVQIFDERINKPEIKGKMKQRLRDFFVQPPINHWLTAKAPEQRLQCPHNKERTLPNNHLKHREQLSASPAASGRSQRRGRGFPAHSFFAGPAAAALAPASGPWEGGGRNRAGAAGVCGALCSGYCICFGRKRPSDPNFENRLRERRKKQKLAKERAGLCKLPDLKDAQAVQRFFLEEIQLGEELLAQGEYEKGVDHLTNAVAVCGQPQQLLQVLQQTLPPPVFQMLLTKLPTISQRIVSAQSLAEDDVE from the exons atgttggtgctgGCAAAAAGTGAACTGGAGATTCAACAACAGAAGGAGAAACACTTGGCAGTGACTTTATCTGTGGTGATTGTGCAGATTTTTGATGAGAGAATTAATAAaccagaaattaaaggaaaaatgaaa CAAAGGTTGAGAGACTTCTTCGTTCAACCTCCCATCAATCACTGGCTGACTGCTAAGGCACCAGAACAGAGACTTCAGTGCCCACACAACAAAGAACGGACTTTACCGAACAATCACTTAAAACACAGAGAGCAGCTTTCCGCGTCTCCCGCGGCGAGCGGCCGGTCGCAGCGGCGTGGTCGCGGCTTCCCGGCCCACAGCTTCTTcgccggccccgccgccgccgcgctcgcTCCTGCCTCTGGGCCGTGGGAAGGTGGTGGCCGGAACCGCGCCGGCGCCGCCGGCGTCTGCGGGGCTCTCTGCAGCGGGTACTGCATCTGCTTCGGCCGCAAGAGGCCGAGTGACCCCAACTTCGAGAACAGGCTTCGAGAacgaagaaagaaacaaaagcttgcCAAGGAGAGAGCCGGACTTTGCAAGTTACCTGACCTTAAAGATGCCCAAGCTGTTCAGAGATTCTTCCTTGAAGAAATACAACTTGGGGAAGAGTTGCTAGCCCAAGGCGAATATGAGAAAGGTGTAGACCATCTGACAAATGCAGTTGCTGTGTGTGGACAGCCACAGCAGTTGCTGCAAGTGTTACAGCAGACTCTCCCACCACCAGTGTTCCAGATGCTTCTGACCAAGCTTCCAACAATTAGTCAGAGAATTGTAAGTGCTCAGAGCTTGGCTGAAGATGATGTGGAATGA